Within the Ornithinimicrobium humiphilum genome, the region GTGGGGCTCGCCCTGCTGCTCGGGCTGGGCGCAGCCCTGGCCGGTCTCGTCGACCTGCTCGAGACGCCGTGGGCCGTGCGGGCGCAGCTGGCGCTGGGGATCGGGATGCTCGTGCTGAGCCTCCTCCCGGGTCGTCGCAGGCAGGACTCGGGCCCCGGCCGGCTGACCCGGTGGCGCGAGCGGGCGACGGGCGGCGCCGGGGCGGGGGGGCTCGTCGCGCTCGCCCTCACGGCCGCGCTGGTGGAGGTCGCCACGATGCTCCCCTACCTCGGGGCGATCGGGCTGCTGCTGACCAGCGACCTGGCGCCGTGGGCACGCGTCACCACCCTGGCCGGCTACTGCCTGGTGATGGTGCTCCCTGCGCTCGTCCTCCTCGCCGCGCGGGTCCTCGCGCACCGGTTCGTGCAGCCCGTCCTCGAGCGCCTCTCGCGCTCGTTCGAGCGGACGGGCCCCGAGCTGACGGCCTGGGTCGTCGGCATCGTCGGCTTCCTGCTGGCGCGGGACGCCGTGGCCCGGATGCCCGAGCTGCTCGACCTGCTCGGCTGACGGGGCCGGGACCGGAGAGGGTTCGGCCGGTCGCGCCCCGGCGTGCGAGGGTGGGTCGATGAGCAGCGACGACGCCGCCCTGGTCCGCCCCATCTCCGTGCCCGGCCACCCGGTGGTCGTCGGCGGCCTCGTGGGGCTGTCGGGCGCCACCGCCTTCGTGCTGGTCAACGCCCCCGGCCTTCCCGACGTCTGGGCCCTGCTGGCCCGCGTCGCCTGGGCGCTGGCCCTGGTCGTGGCCGTCTGGCAGATGCTCCTCCGCCGCCGTCGGCTGACACCCGCCTCTCCCCCTACCCGCACGGGCGGGCTCGTCTACGTCGCGTCGGTGCTGGGCATGGTCGCGGCCATCGTGCTGGGCGCCCGGCTGCTGGTCGGGATCGCCCGCCCGGAGCTCGTCCCCGCCCTCGTCGTGACGGCTGTGGGGGCGCACTTCATCCCCTTCGCCCGGGCGTTCTCCGCCCCCGTCTTCGGCATCATCGGCTGGGCGATGACCGCCCTCGGGCTGGTCGGGCTGCTCGTCGGCTGGCAGGTCGCCGGCGGCCTCGTCGCGAGCGCCACCGCGACCACGGCCGGTCTGGTGATGCTCGTCGCCATGGCGCGCTGGACCCACCGGGACGACCCCACCGTCACCGCCTGAGGTCCTCGGGAGCGGGACCTCAGGCGGATCCTGGTCGGGCGGTGCGGCTCAGGAGGCGCGACGCCCGCGGGCGAAGGACAGCCCGCCGAGCACGGCGCCGAGCAGGCCGAGCGCCAGCGCGATCCACGCCACGACCGGCGTGCCCTGCTCCTCGACCCTGACGGGGGCCGGGGCGGCCGCCTCGACCTCGGTCTCCTCCTCCGCGGCGGCCTCGTCGTGCCCGTCCTCGTGGGCGGCGTCCTCGGTGGTGGCCTCGGCCTCGTCGCCGACCGACGCCTCGTCGTGCGAGTGCTCGCCGTCGCCCTCCTCGGTCACCGTGTAGGTCGGGGCGGGCGTGTCCATCTCGTGGGGGTCCTGGCCCTCGGGGACCGGGTCGGACCACTCGATCTCGCCGTCCTCGCAGGTCTGGACGGTCGGGAAGCTCAGCCGCTCGCCCGGCAGGTAGGGGTTGCGCATGGCGATCTCGAAGGCGACGCGGTAGCCGTCCTCGACCGGCTCCTGCGCGGTGTAGACGACCGCGGCGGTGTAGGTCTCGATCGTGGTGCCGTCGGACAGCTCCAGCGGGGTGCTCAGCTCGCCCTCGACCTTCTCGACGTCCCAGCCCGGGTAGAGCGTGGGCTGCACGTCGAGCACGATCTCGGGGACGGTGATGGTGAACGACGTGGTGGGCGAACCCTCGCACCCGTGGGTGGTCTCGAAGGTCAGCAGGGTCGGAGCCCCGGCCTCGGTCGTGCTGGGGGTGAGGTCGACGTGGGCAGAGGCCGCGGGCAGGCCCACACCCAGGAGGGCGAGGCCGGTGACGGCGGCGAGGACGGGGCGACGGAGGTGCATCGGCGGGGGCCTTTCGTGCGCCGCCCACGGGCAGCGCGAACAGGGGACGCGGGCAGGGTGCGGTGCCGGGCGCACGGAAGCCCGGCGGGCGGTGACCCGTCTCCACCCAGGGGTGGCGGGGGCGGATCGCTGGCCGAATCGTCACCGGTGCGCCGCAGGCCGTCAAGGGTGGCGCGCGCCAGTGTGACGCAGACCTCAGCGGGCGGCGAGCTCCCGGTAGAGGCCGGTGAGCCGCTCGGCGGCCGTGGAGCTGTCGAACCGCCGCGCGATCCGGGCGGCCCCCTCCCGCCAGCGGCGGGCCTCGTCCGGGTCGTCCCGCAGCCGCCCGACGGCGGCGGAGAAGCCGTCGTCGTCGCAGCGCAGCACGTCCTGCCCGAAGGTGTCGTCGTACTCCGGCAGGTCCCGCACGACGATCGGCAGCCCCGCCCCGGCCGCCTCGAGGACGCACATCGGGTGGTTCTCCTGCTCGGCCGGCAGGCAGAAGACGTCCGCCGCGTGCAGGTGGCGCCGGACGACCTCGTGGGGCACCACGTCGGTGACCCGCAGGTTGGGCGGCAGGTCGGCCATGAGCCGGCGCATCTTCCCCAGCTCGGCCGCGGCGTGGGCGAAAGGGATGCCGCCGACCCACACGAAGGTGACGTCCGGGTGCTCCCGGGCCATCCGCACGAAGAGGTCCACGCGTTTGCGCGGCTGGACCTGCCCGACCCCCACGACGACGAAGCCGTCGGGGTCCAGCCCCAGCTCGCGGCGCGCCGCCTCGCGGGCCCCCGGCTCCGGCGCGTAGGCCGGCATGTCGACGGTGTTGTGCAGCACCTGCACCCGCTCGGCGGGGATGCCCAGCTCCTCGCGCAGCACCCGCGCCACCGTGCCGGAGACCGCCAGCACGACGTCGGCCCGGGAGTAGAACCACCGCATGTAGCGGCTCGCGAGCGGACGCCACCAGCGGGCCAGGCGGATCGACCCCACCAGCGAGTCCGGTATGACGTGCGCCGAGACGACCGTGGGCACCCGCCGGTCGAGCACCTTGGGCAGCACACCGGGGCCGATCGTGTGGAGGTGGTAGACGTCGCAGGGGGTCCGCCGGTGGTAGTCGCCCCGGACGAGCCGCACGTCGTCGCGCCGCTCCAGGGCCCCGGCGAGCTCGACGTAGGCCGTGTGGACCCCGTGCCCCTGGACCGAGATGTCGCTCTCGCTGGCCATGTTGACCACGGGCACGGTCGGCGTGCCGGTCATGACGCCACCCACGGGAAGACCTGCCGCAGGACCGCCAGGACGCCCCACGTGTAGGCCACCAGGGTCACCGGCTTGAGCAGCAGGATGACGAGCAGGAAGGTGCGCAGCCGCATGGGGGTCAGCCCGGCGAGCGAGCACAGCAGGTCGTCGGGAGCGAGGGGCAGCGCGATCGCGACGGCGAACCACCGCGGGAAGGACGGGTGCCCCAACCACCCCAGGTAGCGCTCGACCGTGGCCGGACGGAAGCGGGCCGTGACGAGGTCGGCGCCGACGTGCCGGGTCAGCAGGAAGACCGCGGTGGACCCCAGGCAGGTCGCGACGTAGGCGGCCAGCGTGCCGACCACCGGACCGAAGATCAGTGGTGCGGCGACGAGCGTGGCCGAGCCCGGCAGCACGGGCACGAGCGACTCGCTGGCGCCCAGGAAGGCGTAGGCGACCGGGGCCCACGGGCCGAAGCCGTCGACGGTCTCCCGCAGCCGCGTCACCGAGGTGAGGGTGCCCGAGGTGATGCCCCAGACCACGAGCCCGGCCAGCACCAGCCAGCCGACGACGGCCGTGCGCCGCGACCAGCGCAACAGGGCGAGGGCCTGCGGCGTGCGCTCGCGGGTCGGGGACGGCGCCTCCTCCGTCGCGGTCTCCCGCTCCACGACGGTCGCGGCGCATCCGTCGGCCGCGCTCATGCCGCCCACCGTGCGGTCCCGACCGAGCCGCGGGCCCGGTCGTAGGCGGCGCAGACGTCCTGGGCGAAGGCGTCCCGCCCGAAGCCGGCCGCGGTGAGGGTGGCCCCGTGCGACCAGCGGCGGCGCAGCCCGGCGTCGCGCACCACCCAGGTGAGGGCGCGGGCGAAGTCGTCCGGGGTGCGGTAGCGACGGCCGTTGTGCCCGTCGCGGACCACACCGTCGAGCGAGGGGTCGTCCCGGCACAGGACCGGCACCCCGCTCGCGAGGGCCTCGAGGAAGGTCAGGCCCTGCGTCTCGCTGCGCGAGGCCGAGACGAAGAGGTCGGCGAGACGGTAGTAGTCCGGCACCCGGGCCGGCTCGACGGCGCCGACGAAACGGACGCGGTCGGTCAGCCCGAGCCGCTCCACCTGACCTCGGAGCGCTCCGGCCTGGGGTCCGTCCCCGGCGACGACGAGCTGCCAGGGCTCCTGCCGCACGCCGGCCAGCAGCTCGATGACCTCGGCGACGTTCTTCTCCGCCGCCAGCCGGCCCAGGCTGAGGATCACCGGCACGCCGGGCGCCAGGCCGAGCCGCGCCCGCAGCTCCTCCGACGGCGGGCCGGGGGTGAACCGGGTGAGGTCGACCCCTGTCGGCACCACCGCGACCGGCACACGGATGCCGTAGCCCCGCAGCAGGCGCTCGATCTTGGCCGTCGGGGCGATCACGGTGTCGGTCCGGTTGAGGGTCTGCCGCGCGAAGCGGGCGGCGAGGGCCCGCCCGGTCGGCTCGTGCGGGAAGAAGTAGTGCGTGTAGTCGGCGTAGAGCGTGTGGTAGGTGTGCACGTGCGGTGCGTCGAGCCGGCGCGCGAGGCGACGGGCCCACCAGAACGCCACGAACTCGGTGTGCGAGTGCAGCACGTCCGGCTGCCAGCCGACGAGGTCGGCGAAGGTGCGGGCGTCGACCGGCCGTCCGAGCCGGGCCGCGGGATAGATCGTGCTGGCGTCCAGCGACGGCAGGCGGTAGACGCCGTCGTCCACCGTGGTGCGGCGCCCGGGGCCGACCGTCAGGACGCGGACGTCGTGACCGGCCTCGAGCAGCCCCGACCGCAGCTCCTCGACCGAGGTCGTCACGCCGTTGACGGTCGGGCGGAAGGAGTCGGAGAGCAGCAGGACGCGACGGGGTCGCGCAGGTCGCCAGACCGCCGTCGGGCGCACGCCGGAAGGACACATGCGGCGATCGTGCAGGTCACCGGCGGCCGCTGTCGTCAGTCTGTGGTCCCGTCCCTGTCCGACCATGGTCGGTCCCGGGCGCCGTGGACGTGCTGCGACGGTCGATGTCTGGGTGGCGAGCGGCATACCCCGAGCCTGTCGGCCCGGCGTGCCGCGCACCATCGTGCGAACCGGCCGGTCGCAGGGGGGCTAGCCCCACCCCTCCGGCCGGGACGCGTGGGTCAGGCGGCGCGGGCCTCGGGGTCGGCGATAGAGCGGCCGCCTCGAGGACGCACTCGGGTCTATCTGTGCGCCGACCGGTCGGGCAGGTCGTTCCACCCGCAGACGGGGCAGATCTGGAACTTGGCGGGCTCCCGTGACAGCTCTCCACCGAGGGCTCCGCGCACCTCCTCGATCACCGCCCGGAGCAGCGTGCGCCGCTGGCACCGTGGGCACTCGCCCTGCTGGTCGTTCTCGGTCTCGGCCATGCCCCAGCATGGCACCGGCACGGCGCGCTGGGAAGGGCGTCACGCACCCGCGCCCGACAGTGGTTGTGGCGCAACCGATGAAAATCTTCCAGGAAAGGTTGCCGGAGACGGGTGTGCAGCCATAACGTACAGCCCGGCGCACTCTGCAAGAACCCTGCGAAGGAGCAGGGTTCGCGGTCTGGCCGGTCCCGCGGGACCGACGGGGCCACGGCGACACCGTGCGCCAGGAAAGGTTCGACTCTGATGGCCATCAGATCATCTGTGCAGCGCAAGTGGGCAGGGCCCATGGCCGCTGCTGCAGCGCTCGTCCTGAGCATGGGCGTGGCCCCTGCTACCGCCCAGGACGACTACCCCTCCACCACCGACCCGCGTGCGTCGCTCCAGCCCGGTGAGTCCGTGTCCTCGGGCATGAACCTCGTGGCGCACTTCCCGAAGTCCCAGCAGGCCTTCCCCGGGTCCGGCTCGTACAACTCCGACATGGCGTTCACCGGCAACCACGCCATCCAGGGCAACTACGACGGCTTCACGGTCTACGACATCTCCGACCCGAAGAACCCGACGATCGAGGTGTCGGTCTTCTGCCCCGGCAGCCAGAACGACGTCAACGTCTACGGCAACCTGATGTTCACCTCCGTGGAGGCCACCGGCGGGCGCGTCGACTGCGTCGCCGGCGGCGCCAACGCCCAGAACCGCGCGCGCGGCGTGCGCATCTGGGACATCAGCGACATCAGCAACCCGCAGCAGGTCGCCGTCATCCAGACCTGCCGCGGCTCGCACACCAACCGCCTGGTCGAGGACCCCAACGACCCCGACCACGTCTACATCTACAACAGCGGCACCTCGGGCCAGCGCTCCGCGTCCGAGTACGTCCACACCCCCGAGGGTTACGTCAACGGCCGCTGCCAGCAGACCAGCGCGACCAGCCCCAACCCCTCGCAGTGGATGATCGAGATCATCAAGGTGCCGGTGAAGAACCCCGCCGCGGCCTCGGTCATCAAGGAGTGGCGCCTGTTCGCCGACGAGGAGACCGGCGCGCCCAACGGCCTGCAGAACGGCCCGACCCGCTCCGGCCACCCGTGCAGCACCACGCCGAACCCGTTCAACCCCTCGGCGGCCAACTCGTGCTCGCCGGCCGGCAGCAACTACTCGCCGTCGCCGAACTCCACGACCTGCCACGACATCACGGTCTACCCGGAGATCGGGCTGGCCGCCGGCGCCTGCCAGGGCAACGGCATCCTGATCGACATCTCGAACCCGGCCGACCCGGTCCGGCTCGACCACGTGGCTGACGAGAACTTCGCCTACTGGCACTCGGCCAACTTCAACAACGACGGCACCACCGTGATGTTCACCGACGAGTGGGGCGGCGGCAGCGGCCCCCGCTGCGTCGCCAACCACCGTATGGAGTGGGGCGCCAACGCGTTCTTCACCATCGACCGCAGCGGCCCCAAGCCCAAGCTGGAGTTCCAGAGCTACTACAAGCTCCCGGCCGCCCAGGGCAACACCGAGAACTGCGTCGCCCACCAGGCGAACATCCTCCCGGTGCCCGGCCGTGACGTCATGGTCCAGGCCTGGTACCAGGGCGGCGCGACGCTGCTCGACTTCACCGACCCCGCCAACCCGCGCGAGATCGGCTACTTCGACCGCGGCGCGATCAACCCGACCGCCACGGTGCTGGGCGGCTACTGGTCCACCTACTGGTACAACGGCAACGTCTACGGCTCGGAGATCAACCGCGGCTTCGACGTCCACGAGGTGCTGGCGACCGCTGACCTGACGGCCAACGAGCTGGCTGCCGCCAAGACCGTCCAGCTCGCCGAGCACAACGCGATGTCGATGCGCCAGTACGAGTGGGCGCCCAGCTTCACCGTCGTCCGGGCCCACATGGACCAGGTCGCGCGTGACGGCGACATCAAGGCCAACAAGCTGGCCAACGTCACCAAGATGGTCGACAAGGCCGAGGACGCCTCCGGCAAGAACGCCAAGAACGCGATCGCGCAGCTGCGCGCCGCGTCCAACCAGCTCGACACCAACGACCCGTGGCAGGCCAAGCTGCACGCCGCGATCGTCGCGCTGATGGCCGACCTGGCCTGAGCTCCCGACCGGTGACGGGGTCGCCCTGCGGCCCCGTCACCGCCGGCCTCACGACGAACGGGGCGCCCGCGGTCCTTCCGGACCACGGGCGCCCCGTTCCTTCGTCTGCGGCTCAGCCCCCGATGGTGAAGGGCTGCGCCCCCCGCTCCGCGAGCATGGCGAGCATCCGGTCCATCTCGATGCGCTGGTCGGAGTCGACCTCCTTGGCGATGTTGAAGACCCAGGAGTCCTGCCCCGCCTCGGCCGTGAAGAGCTCGTCGACCATGACCAGTGCGCCCTCGTGGTGCATGTACATGTACTGCAGGAAGAGCGTGTCGAACTCCTCGCCCTCGGCCGCCCGCAGCTCGGCCATCTGCGCGTCGGTGAGGATGCCGGGCATCGGCTCCCCGTCGCCGTGCGCGTGACCGCCGGGCGAGCCGAGGTCGAAGACCGGCTCCCCCCGCTCGCGCAGCCAGTCCTGCATCAGCTCGATCTCGCCCTCCTGGGACAGCTGCATCCGCTCGGCGAAGAGGGCGACCTCCTCGCTCGCGCCGCGCTCGGGCACGAGGGCGGTCATCTCCAGCGCCTGGGCGTGGTGCAGCAGCATGCCGCGCAGGAAGTCCAGGTCCTCCTCGACGACGAGGTCGGGCATCTCCGGGAACGCGGTCAACGTGGTGTTGGCCTCACCGGGAGCACCGCCCTGCAGGATGCGGCCGGTGGGGGCCGCCTGGCCGGTGGGCCCGGCGTCGGCGGCGTCGCCGGTGCACCCCGCCAGGAGCACGCCGACGATGGTCACGGTCACGGGAAGCGCAGCGGCACGGGCTGCACGGGAACTGCTCGTCACGGTCTCTCCATCGAGGTCGTCGTTCGGGCGCCCACAGACGCCGGCGGCCAGTGTATGTTGCGGCTGCACAAAGACCAAGGGGTGCGGGCCACCGAACGAGGCTCGGCCGGAGGCGACCTCCGCGGTCAGACCGAGGCTCGCTCCAGCACCCGCGAGAGGAAGGTGCCGAGCAGCTCCAGCTCGTCGTCGGTCATCCCCTCGAGGAAGATGCCGCGCACCGCGCGGACGTGCCCGGGCGCGGCCGCCTCGAGGGCAGCGCGACCCTCGTCGGTCAGCATGACGAACGAGCCGCGGCCGTCCTCCTGGCAGTCCTGCTTGGCGACCAGCCCACGGGCGGCCATCCGGCGCAGGTGGTGCGAGAGCCGGCTGCGCTCCCAGTCCATCTGGTCGGCCAGTGCGGAGATCCGCAGCCGCTCGTCGGGCGCCTCGGAGAGCACGACGAGGGTCTCGAAGTCCTGGAGCGACAGCTCGCTGTCCTGCGCCAGGGCACGACCTAGGGCGGCCGGCAGCTCGGTCTGCACGCGCAGCCAGCGTCGCCAGACGGCCATCTCACGCTCGTTCAGCCAGGGCACCTCGGTCTCGGACATGACTCCACCCTAGCAGGTACTTGACACGTCATGCACTTGCGTTCTAACGTTGTTGACGGATCAACGACCACCCCCCGTTCCCAGGAGGAACCCATGACCGACGCTCAGACCACCACCGCCACCGTTCGCGACCTCGCCGGCACCTACACCATCGACCCGGCGCACTCGCGTCTCGGCTTCTCGGCCCGTCACGCGATGGTGACCAAGGTCCGCGGCGCCTTCAACGAGGTCTCCGGCACCGCCACCACCGGCCCGGACCTGGAGGGCGCCTCGGTCGAGGTGACCATCCAGGCCGCCAGCATCGACACCCGCCAGGCGGACCGCGACGGCCACCTGCGCTCCGCGGACTTCTTCGACGTGGA harbors:
- a CDS encoding GAP family protein; this encodes MTFALAATLLVLALVDSTSFGTLLIPVWLLLAPGRVRAGRVLLFLGTVAAFYLLVGLALLLGLGAALAGLVDLLETPWAVRAQLALGIGMLVLSLLPGRRRQDSGPGRLTRWRERATGGAGAGGLVALALTAALVEVATMLPYLGAIGLLLTSDLAPWARVTTLAGYCLVMVLPALVLLAARVLAHRFVQPVLERLSRSFERTGPELTAWVVGIVGFLLARDAVARMPELLDLLG
- a CDS encoding YcnI family protein, producing the protein MHLRRPVLAAVTGLALLGVGLPAASAHVDLTPSTTEAGAPTLLTFETTHGCEGSPTTSFTITVPEIVLDVQPTLYPGWDVEKVEGELSTPLELSDGTTIETYTAAVVYTAQEPVEDGYRVAFEIAMRNPYLPGERLSFPTVQTCEDGEIEWSDPVPEGQDPHEMDTPAPTYTVTEEGDGEHSHDEASVGDEAEATTEDAAHEDGHDEAAAEEETEVEAAAPAPVRVEEQGTPVVAWIALALGLLGAVLGGLSFARGRRAS
- a CDS encoding glycosyltransferase family 4 protein, whose protein sequence is MTGTPTVPVVNMASESDISVQGHGVHTAYVELAGALERRDDVRLVRGDYHRRTPCDVYHLHTIGPGVLPKVLDRRVPTVVSAHVIPDSLVGSIRLARWWRPLASRYMRWFYSRADVVLAVSGTVARVLREELGIPAERVQVLHNTVDMPAYAPEPGAREAARRELGLDPDGFVVVGVGQVQPRKRVDLFVRMAREHPDVTFVWVGGIPFAHAAAELGKMRRLMADLPPNLRVTDVVPHEVVRRHLHAADVFCLPAEQENHPMCVLEAAGAGLPIVVRDLPEYDDTFGQDVLRCDDDGFSAAVGRLRDDPDEARRWREGAARIARRFDSSTAAERLTGLYRELAAR
- a CDS encoding TVP38/TMEM64 family protein, which translates into the protein MSAADGCAATVVERETATEEAPSPTRERTPQALALLRWSRRTAVVGWLVLAGLVVWGITSGTLTSVTRLRETVDGFGPWAPVAYAFLGASESLVPVLPGSATLVAAPLIFGPVVGTLAAYVATCLGSTAVFLLTRHVGADLVTARFRPATVERYLGWLGHPSFPRWFAVAIALPLAPDDLLCSLAGLTPMRLRTFLLVILLLKPVTLVAYTWGVLAVLRQVFPWVAS
- a CDS encoding glycosyltransferase; translation: MCPSGVRPTAVWRPARPRRVLLLSDSFRPTVNGVTTSVEELRSGLLEAGHDVRVLTVGPGRRTTVDDGVYRLPSLDASTIYPAARLGRPVDARTFADLVGWQPDVLHSHTEFVAFWWARRLARRLDAPHVHTYHTLYADYTHYFFPHEPTGRALAARFARQTLNRTDTVIAPTAKIERLLRGYGIRVPVAVVPTGVDLTRFTPGPPSEELRARLGLAPGVPVILSLGRLAAEKNVAEVIELLAGVRQEPWQLVVAGDGPQAGALRGQVERLGLTDRVRFVGAVEPARVPDYYRLADLFVSASRSETQGLTFLEALASGVPVLCRDDPSLDGVVRDGHNGRRYRTPDDFARALTWVVRDAGLRRRWSHGATLTAAGFGRDAFAQDVCAAYDRARGSVGTARWAA
- a CDS encoding LVIVD repeat-containing protein, with product MAAAAALVLSMGVAPATAQDDYPSTTDPRASLQPGESVSSGMNLVAHFPKSQQAFPGSGSYNSDMAFTGNHAIQGNYDGFTVYDISDPKNPTIEVSVFCPGSQNDVNVYGNLMFTSVEATGGRVDCVAGGANAQNRARGVRIWDISDISNPQQVAVIQTCRGSHTNRLVEDPNDPDHVYIYNSGTSGQRSASEYVHTPEGYVNGRCQQTSATSPNPSQWMIEIIKVPVKNPAAASVIKEWRLFADEETGAPNGLQNGPTRSGHPCSTTPNPFNPSAANSCSPAGSNYSPSPNSTTCHDITVYPEIGLAAGACQGNGILIDISNPADPVRLDHVADENFAYWHSANFNNDGTTVMFTDEWGGGSGPRCVANHRMEWGANAFFTIDRSGPKPKLEFQSYYKLPAAQGNTENCVAHQANILPVPGRDVMVQAWYQGGATLLDFTDPANPREIGYFDRGAINPTATVLGGYWSTYWYNGNVYGSEINRGFDVHEVLATADLTANELAAAKTVQLAEHNAMSMRQYEWAPSFTVVRAHMDQVARDGDIKANKLANVTKMVDKAEDASGKNAKNAIAQLRAASNQLDTNDPWQAKLHAAIVALMADLA
- a CDS encoding DUF305 domain-containing protein translates to MTVTIVGVLLAGCTGDAADAGPTGQAAPTGRILQGGAPGEANTTLTAFPEMPDLVVEEDLDFLRGMLLHHAQALEMTALVPERGASEEVALFAERMQLSQEGEIELMQDWLRERGEPVFDLGSPGGHAHGDGEPMPGILTDAQMAELRAAEGEEFDTLFLQYMYMHHEGALVMVDELFTAEAGQDSWVFNIAKEVDSDQRIEMDRMLAMLAERGAQPFTIGG
- a CDS encoding MarR family winged helix-turn-helix transcriptional regulator, translated to MSETEVPWLNEREMAVWRRWLRVQTELPAALGRALAQDSELSLQDFETLVVLSEAPDERLRISALADQMDWERSRLSHHLRRMAARGLVAKQDCQEDGRGSFVMLTDEGRAALEAAAPGHVRAVRGIFLEGMTDDELELLGTFLSRVLERASV